The following are encoded in a window of Vigna unguiculata cultivar IT97K-499-35 chromosome 8, ASM411807v1, whole genome shotgun sequence genomic DNA:
- the LOC114195030 gene encoding uncharacterized protein LOC114195030 has translation MEALRQLEENRIVAHVFCLEPRPPVKEWSLEDFLKHHPVKFNGKTSPDVVDQWLKDMKRIFNVKSCPMENYLAFVVYMLTGEAKHWWINMKSIMEEREEPVTWEDFSGKFLFEYFPDSMRYAKEVEFLQLTLESKSVAEYAEKFKHLSCFYTLPLDEEWRCRKFENSLRGDIRRMVAPLSIKDFAALVKKAKVMEKMKGEVEAQPEDWWTIWVQTET, from the coding sequence atggaggccctccgccaatTGGAGGAGAACAGGATAGTTGCCCATGTCTTTTGTCTCGAGCCACGACCTCCAGTCAAAGAgtggagtttggaagacttCTTGAAGCATCACCCGGTAAAATTCAACGGAAAGACTAGTCCTGATGTTGtagaccaatggctgaaggataTGAAGAGGATCTTTAATGTGAAGTCGTGCCCGATGGAGAACTATTTGGCATTTGTGGTGTACATGCTCACCGGTGAGGCAAAGCATTGGTGGATCAACATGAAATCCATTATGGAAGAAAGGGAGGAACCAGTTACTTGGGAGGACTTCAGCGGGAAGTTCCTCTTCGAGTACTTCCCCGATAGCATGAGGTATGCTAAGGAAGTGGAATTCCTCCAGTTGACTTTGGAGAGTAAGTCAGTTGCAGAGTATGCTGAGAAGTTTAAGCATCTCAGCTGCTTCTACACTTTGCCACTCGATGAAGAATGGAGATGTCGTAAGTTCGAGAACAGCCTTAGGGGAGACATCCGTCGGATGGTTGCCCCactgtccatcaaggattttgctgcCTTGGTGAAGAAGGCCAAAGttatggagaagatgaagggcGAGGTAGAGGCTCAACCAGAAGATTGGTGGACCATATGGGTCCAAACCGAGACATGA